Proteins from a single region of Gorilla gorilla gorilla isolate KB3781 chromosome 16, NHGRI_mGorGor1-v2.1_pri, whole genome shotgun sequence:
- the LOC109023408 gene encoding LOW QUALITY PROTEIN: olfactory receptor 4F15-like (The sequence of the model RefSeq protein was modified relative to this genomic sequence to represent the inferred CDS: inserted 1 base in 1 codon): MDGANLSVVSEFVFLGLSNSRVIQLLLFLFSSVFYMASLVGNLLIVFSVTSDSNLHSPMYFLLANLSFLDLGVCSIAAPKIIYDLFRKHKAISFGGCITQIFFIHAVGGTEMVLLIAMAFDRYVAICKPLHYLTIMNPQMCILXFAAAWILGLIHSVAQLAFVIDLPFCGPNVLDSFYCDLPQLIKLACTETSRLEFMVTANSGLISVGSFSILIISYIFILVTVQKHSSGGLSKALSTLSAHVSVLVLFFGPLIFFYTWPFPSSHLDKFLAIFDAVLTPFLNPVIYAFRNKEMKAAMKKLCHQLVSYRKVS, encoded by the exons ATGGATGGAGCCAACCTCTCTGTGGTGTCTGAGTTTGTGTTCCTGGGACTCTCTAACTCACGGGTGATCCagcttcttcttttcctcttttcctctgtgTTCTACATGGCAAGTCTGGTGGGAAACCTCCTCATTGTGTTCTCTGTAACTTCTGACTCTAACTTACACTCCCCTATGTATTTCCTGCTGGCCAATCTCTCCTTTCTTGACCTGGGAGTTTGCTCTATTGCAGCCCCCAAAATTATTTATGACCTTTTTAGAAAACATAAAGCCATCTCCTTTGGGGGCTGTATAACTCAGATCTTCTTTATTCATGCTGTTGGGGGCACAGAGATGGTGCTGCTCATAGCCATGGCCTTTGACCGATATGTGGCCATATGTAAGCCCCTCCACTACCTGACCATCATGAACCCACAAATGTGCATTT ATTTTGCTGCTGCGTGGATCCTTGGCCTCATTCACTCAGTGGCCCAACTGGCTTTTGTCATAGACTTGCCCTTCTGTGGCCCTAATGTATTGGACAGCTTTTACTGTGATCTCCCTCAGCTCATTAAACTTGCTTGTACAGAGACCAGTAGACTGGAGTTCATGGTCACAGCCAACAGTGGACTCATCTCTGTGGGGTCTTTCTCCATATTAATTATTTCTTACATCTTCATTCTGGTCACTGTTCAGAAACACTCTTCAGGTGGTTTATCCAAGGCCCTCTCTACTTTGTCAGCTCATGTCAGtgtgcttgttttattttttggaccATTAATTTTCTTCTACACCTGGCCCTTCCCCTCATCACATTTGGACAAATTTCTTGCTATCTTTGATGCAGTTCTCACTCCTTTTCTGAATCCAGTCATCTATGCATTCAGGAACAAGGAGATGAAGGCAGCAATGAAGAAACTTTGCCATCAACTTGTGAGTTACAGGAAGGTGTCCTAG